The following are encoded together in the Anguilla rostrata isolate EN2019 chromosome 19, ASM1855537v3, whole genome shotgun sequence genome:
- the etfbkmt gene encoding electron transfer flavoprotein beta subunit lysine methyltransferase isoform X2, with protein MLDNPGVAKNKKVLDLGSGCGASAIAAKMSGSAHVLANDIDPVAAIATKLNCELNGLEPLPAATEDLIGSEPRGWDLVLLGDMFYEEALADGLHAWLRRCVRTHGTRVLIGDPGRAQLDSHGIKRRLLPQARYELPGAVREENYGLTSSTVWRYQPEL; from the exons ATGTTAGATAACCCGGGAGTTGCAAAGAATAAGAAGGTGCTGGATCTCGGGAGCGGATGCGGGGCTTCAGCTATTGCTGCCAAAATGAGTGGCTCTGCTCACGTCCTGGCCAATGACATTGACCCAG TTGCGGCCATCGCCACGAAGTTGAACTGCGAACTGAACGGCCTGGAGCCCCTCCCTGCCGCCACGGAGGATCTGATTGGCTCGGAGCCGCGGGGCTGGGACCTCGTCCTGCTGGGGGACATGTTCTACGAGGAGGCCCTGGCGGACGGCCTGCACGCCTGGCTGCGCCGCTGCGTCCGCACCCACGGCACGCGGGTTCTGATCGGGGACCCCGGGCGGGCCCAGCTGGACAGCCACGGGATTAAGAGGCGGCTGCTCCCGCAGGCCCGGTACGAGCTGCCGGGGGCCGTGAGGGAGGAGAACTACGGTCTGACCAGCAGCACGGTGTGGCGCTACCAGCCTGAGCTATGA
- the etfbkmt gene encoding electron transfer flavoprotein beta subunit lysine methyltransferase isoform X1 has translation MFVQWIRILDSTEGRLLTTFCRLNDLKHCGSSQRYCTLKLISENDIKQFIVENTEVVSGGNLTPEIRLRLFTPNCRFWHARPELWPFTDPYWAIYWPGGQALARYMLDNPGVAKNKKVLDLGSGCGASAIAAKMSGSAHVLANDIDPVAAIATKLNCELNGLEPLPAATEDLIGSEPRGWDLVLLGDMFYEEALADGLHAWLRRCVRTHGTRVLIGDPGRAQLDSHGIKRRLLPQARYELPGAVREENYGLTSSTVWRYQPEL, from the exons ATGTTTGTCCAATGGATTCGAATTTTGGACTCTACAGAAGGTCGTCTTCTAACGACCTTCTGTAGACTTAACGACCTTAAGCATTGTGGCAGCAGTCAGCGTTACTGTActctaaaattaatttctgaaaatgacataaaacagTTCATTGTTGAAAACACCGAGGTAGTGAGCGGTGGTAACCTGACCCCGGAAATCCGTTTAAGGTTGTTTACCCCAAATTGTCGTTTCTGGCACGCAAGACCAGAGCTGTGGCCGTTCACAGACCCATACTGGGCAATTTACTGGCCTGGTGGACAAGCCCTTGCAAG GTATATGTTAGATAACCCGGGAGTTGCAAAGAATAAGAAGGTGCTGGATCTCGGGAGCGGATGCGGGGCTTCAGCTATTGCTGCCAAAATGAGTGGCTCTGCTCACGTCCTGGCCAATGACATTGACCCAG TTGCGGCCATCGCCACGAAGTTGAACTGCGAACTGAACGGCCTGGAGCCCCTCCCTGCCGCCACGGAGGATCTGATTGGCTCGGAGCCGCGGGGCTGGGACCTCGTCCTGCTGGGGGACATGTTCTACGAGGAGGCCCTGGCGGACGGCCTGCACGCCTGGCTGCGCCGCTGCGTCCGCACCCACGGCACGCGGGTTCTGATCGGGGACCCCGGGCGGGCCCAGCTGGACAGCCACGGGATTAAGAGGCGGCTGCTCCCGCAGGCCCGGTACGAGCTGCCGGGGGCCGTGAGGGAGGAGAACTACGGTCTGACCAGCAGCACGGTGTGGCGCTACCAGCCTGAGCTATGA